Sequence from the Magallana gigas chromosome 4, xbMagGiga1.1, whole genome shotgun sequence genome:
TGGTCAATACAGCAGGGAAGATGTCGCCAAACTACTGGGTAGAATAACTGATCATAACATTAAACCagagaacagaaaaataaagcCCATGGAGACTGAATCTACACAGTTGAAACCTACAcagaaacaaagaaaacaaggcAGAGAGAAATTTGGCGTGAAACAAACACTGTCTCTGTCTTCCTCTGTCACCAAGGTGAGGAAGTACACAGCACCAGGTGTTGACAGTGTGTTTCATATATCACTGGGTAAATCAGGCAGACTCTGGGCCAGTGATGATCATGGTAACCTTGTCCAAACAGATCTACAGGGGACACAGCTACAGAAGATACAAACCAGTGGTAGATATGGCTACCACACAGTCACACAAGACGGGGACCTGATTTATAAAGACAAACACGAAACATTGATCAATAGGATAACACCGGATAATACAAtcactgaattcattaaaacaggaGACTGGAGACCACTCAGTATACACTCCTCCCACATCAACGGGGACATACTGGTGGGGATGGGGAAGGATCGAAAGCCCTCTAAAGTCACCAGGTACAACAAGACAGGGacagaaatacagaacatacagaGAGACAAGAAAAGACAGAGACTGTATAGTCTACCATactacatcacagaaaacatcaatggtgatGTCTGTGTATCAGACTATAGCAAACATGCTGTAGTGGTGGTGGATAAATCAGGACATCACAGATTCTCCTACACAGGTCAGGGGTTAGTGTTTAATCCCCATGGAATATGTACTGATGTACTCGGTCACATCCTGGTATGTGAAGCTTACAGTAGCACAGTCCATCTCCTGGACCAGGACGGTCGGTTCTTGTCTCTGCTACTCACAGAACAACAAGGAATAGATTTTCCCCGTAGTGTGTGTGTGGATGATGAGAACTATCTCTGGATGGGACAATTTTACACCAACACAGTGACAGTGTACAAGTATCTACAGTGATCATTTTATATCCATACAGCAATTCTTAGGTACTGTGTGTATGTTGTGAGACAATTTAACAACAACACTGTGATAGCTTACAATTACCAGTATCTACAGTTTATAttgaaatacataatatacATCATTCATGTAAACctgtgtatgttttttttaatacattgtatcgatttttattaatgattattttccATTGCTGTcgaattgataataaatatgtaacaatatattaataatatcaaaTTGTTTTGAGTTATAAGTTATATTAGAAACTGCTAGTTTGAATCTTGTCCATTACAGCTAGCAAAAAGACTTAATTTACAAACGGCTCAATATGTATTGTATGGTCGACggaatatgatattaaaaaacagatgcattaattaaaacgTTGTcctaaataagaaaataaaagaataacttATCTATTTTAAGCATCACATATGAGATGAATACgatcggagagagagagagagagagagagagagagagagagagagagagtgctaGGCTGACTTGTTCTGTAAACAATAGAACTGCATGTAGCTACGTATACCTTGTATGATTATATGATTAAGTAAATACTTAGTTCTCTGATTAGCTGATATCCAAcaaccttgaaaaaaaatgaaattttacactTTCTCGTGTCCTAGCAGGTCACTTCGAAAAATATCGTTATCACAAAAGCAACACAATACCGGTAGTTATTGTGGACAAATGCCAGTATACCTCAGTGTGTTGCGCCAACTGCAATCAAAACATTACCTGAAAACCCAAACGTACACTTTTGTttgtaatataaacaaaataatggtATATGTCACTTTTTCTGCGATAACAAATGCTCGTAAAAATTCGGAattgaatttaatgaaaaaaactaCAAACACATTATACAGTTGAAGGCTGTAGCATGGTGGGATACAATCACCTGAAAagtcagatacatgtacaagaatgtATCAAATACAAGGGATCCATCTATCTTTAAATCAACAATTCAAGCAATCTTTGAAGGACTGATCtcgtggggttttttttaaatcgagatttgttttaaaatcatgtcTCTAAAGTAGAGTATATAATCTAACGTTATGTAAAGAAACCCCAAGTTCGGCGATATGCATATTTTAGTAACGATACGATCCAAGAGAGGTAACTCTGATAACTAGACCAAATTATTAATGGAATATGCAAATCAAAAGGTAATACGTAGAAATTTAGTCTTAAAAAGCAAACGACGTCAACCAAATGACACGGTTACTAAAACAGCCAGAAtataaaggtttaaaaaaaaaacctaacatTTTCAAACACTGGAACAGTTTGGAAACAAACACTGTTTGCAGATAGATATTCATCAACAAACCAGTAAATTGCCATagtaaatacaaagaaaatatgagcgaaatgataattt
This genomic interval carries:
- the LOC136274742 gene encoding E3 ubiquitin-protein ligase TRIM71-like isoform X2 — protein: MMALSESQVPPDAQHYLVCGTEDCERNCQFYCNDCHQPMCEQCRDEHQKNTKTKSHEVVPYKQRKRPLPVEQCKIHPTKEMVLLCEECQIPICYKCTAKKEHRGHAFTDLEINFDEKVSLCHEEIAKIRNYFEPTSQDLKKDIAGDVTEINKIMEAIRTSMKAEAESVKKVINTVTSENIKQVDKIEKSLLESLNDQNQKIDDYINYLNDLIQTYYGYLSPSNIDQIRLNLKSESIRPIPITSKLVLPVFTAGQYSREDVAKLLGRITDHNIKPENRKIKPMETESTQLKPTQKQRKQGREKFGVKQTLSLSSSVTKVRKYTAPGVDSVFHISLGKSGRLWASDDHGNLVQTDLQGTQLQKIQTSGRYGYHTVTQDGDLIYKDKHETLINRITPDNTITEFIKTGDWRPLSIHSSHINGDILVGMGKDRKPSKVTRYNKTGTEIQNIQRDKKRQRLYSLPYYITENINGDVCVSDYSKHAVVVVDKSGHHRFSYTGQGLVFNPHGICTDVLGHILVCEAYSSTVHLLDQDGRFLSLLLTEQQGIDFPRSVCVDDENYLWMGQFYTNTVTVYKYLQ